A stretch of the Vigna radiata var. radiata cultivar VC1973A chromosome 9, Vradiata_ver6, whole genome shotgun sequence genome encodes the following:
- the LOC106773599 gene encoding mediator of RNA polymerase II transcription subunit 6 isoform X2, with protein sequence MATAPGNQMLEGGGAPPPPGTDMTGICFRDQLWLNSFPLDRNLVFDYFALSPFYDWTCNNEQLRMRSVHPLDLSQLSKMTGTEYMLSEVMEPHLFVIRKQKRDSPDKVTPMLAYYVLDGSIYQAPQLCNVFAARIGRALYYIQKAFTTAASKLEKIGYVDSENETALVESKTAKETIDIKEVKRVDHILASLQRKLPPAPPPPPFPEGYVPPPTAEAEKGTETQEAAETQAATADPIIDQGPAKRMKF encoded by the exons ATGGCGACGGCGCCGGGAAACCAAATGCTGGAGGGAGGAGGAGCGCCGCCGCCTCCTGGGACTGATATGACCGGAATATGCTTCCGAGACCAGCTCTGGCTCAACAGCTTCCCTCTTGATCGCAACCTTGTCTTCGATTACTTCGCCCTTTCCCCTTTCTATGATTGGACTTGCAACAACGAGCAACTCCGTATGCGATCCGTTCACCCCCTCGACCTCTCTCAACTTTC GAAAATGACGGGGACGGAGTATATGCTCAGCGAAGTTATGGAGCCGCACCTGTTTGTTATTCGCAAGCAGAAGAGAGATAGCCCCGACAAAGTTACGCCTATGCTCGCCTACTACGTCCTCGATGGTTCCATATACCAGGCTCCGCAACTCTGCAATGTTTTTGCTGCCAGAATT GGAAGGGCCCTTTATTACATACAAAAGGCATTTACTACAGCTGCCTCCAAGTTGGAGAAGATTGGATATG TGGATTCTGAAAATGAGACTGCATTGGTGGAGTCAAAGACTGCTAAGGAGACGATTGACATAAAGGAAGTTAAGCGTGTAGATCATATTCTTGCATCCTTGCAACGCAAG TTACCACCAGCTCCGCCTCCACCACCCTTTCCAGAAGGGTATGTACCACCTCCTACAGCTGAAGCTGAGAAAGGCACCGAAACTCAGGAAGCAGCAGAAACACAAGCTGCTACTGCTGATCCCATAATTGATCAAGGAccagcaaaaagaatgaaattttaa
- the LOC106773661 gene encoding pentatricopeptide repeat-containing protein At4g26680, mitochondrial — MRNIEVRRFCTLITEATHRTPATKPFLPIPHRTLPEPRGQDLDFITVAHSHVVNSHWEKLHPLCSVLTPFRLKHLFLNLQNDHVLSLKLSQWLLQHHPSTHNLETLSFLLHTLATHRQFKTIQTILTKILSSHPPNTLFDSLLHSYPICNASPLVFDALFKTLAHASKFRSATLTYTLMKQHGFSLTVESCNAFLSSLLRLRRADIALSFYREMRRSYVSPNVYTLNMVIRAHCMLGGVQKGFEIFQKMGDMGLSPNVVSFNTLISGYCNKGLFGLALKVKSLMGGHGVQANVVTFNTLINGFCKERKLHEANRVFNEMKVANVTPNVVTYNTLLHGYGQVGDSEMGGKVYEEMVRNGIKADILTYNALILGLCKDGKTKKAAGFVKELDKENLVPNASTFSALITGQCVRNNSERAFLIYRSMVRSGCNPNEHTFQMLISAFCKNEDFDGAVQVLRDMLGRLMRPDSSTLSELYHGLHKCGKNQLALALYSEMEARRLLPDGLDKEKLFIVYPENETSS, encoded by the coding sequence ATGCGAAACATTGAAGTTCGTCGATTTTGCACTCTGATAACCGAAGCAACCCACAGAACCCCAGCAACGAAGCCATTCCTTCCCATACCTCACCGAACCCTTCCCGAACCTCGAGGCCAGGATCTGGACTTCATCACCGTCGCTCACAGTCACGTCGTGAACTCCCACTGGGAAAAGCTACATCCTTTGTGCTCCGTTCTCACACCCTTTCGTCTCAAACACCTCTTCCTCAACCTCCAAAACGACCACGTATTGTCCCTCAAGCTTTCCCAATGGCTTCTCCAACACCACCCATCCACGCACAACCTCGAAACCCTCTCGTTCCTCCTCCACACCCTCGCCACACATCGCCAATTCAAAACTATCCAAACCATCCTCACAAAAATCCTCTCTTCACACCCTCCTAACACCCTCTTCGACTCTCTCTTACACTCCTACCCTATCTGCAATGCTTCTCCTCTCGTCTTCGATGCCCTCTTCAAAACCCTCGCCCACGCCAGTAAATTCCGCAGCGCCACCCTCACTTATACCCTAATGAAGCAACACGGCTTCTCCCTCACCGTTGAATCCTGCAACGCCTTTTTAAGTTCTCTGCTTCGCCTCCGCAGAGCAGATATCGCGCTGTCGTTTTACCGGGAGATGCGTCGCTCTTATGTTTCGCCTAACGTCTACACTCTCAACATGGTTATTCGCGCTCATTGCATGTTGGGGGGAGTGCAGAAGGGCTTTGAGATTTTCCAGAAGATGGGGGACATGGGCTTGAGTCCTAATGTTGTGTCTTTCAATACTTTGATTTCGGGGTATTGTAACAAGGGGCTGTTTGGCTTGGCGTTAAAGGTTAAATCTTTGATGGGGGGTCATGGAGTGCAGGCTAATGTGGTTACTTTTAACACTCTGATTAATGGGTTTTGTAAGGAGAGGAAGTTGCATGAGGCGAATAGGGTTTTCAATGAGATGAAGGTTGCCAATGTGACCCCCAATGTTGTAACTTACAATACTTTGTTGCATGGGTATGGTCAGGTTGGAGACAGTGAAATGGGTGGGAAGGTTTACGAGGAGATGGTGAGGAATGGGATTAAGGCTGATATATTAACTTATAATGCATTGATTTTGGGGCTGTGTAAGGATGGGAAGACAAAGAAGGCTGCAGGGTTTGTAAAGGAGCTCGATAAAGAGAACCTGGTTCCAAATGCGAGTACTTTTTCTGCTCTTATTACTGGGCAGTGTGTGAGGAACAATTCTGAGCGTGCCTTTCTTATTTATAGGAGCATGGTGAGGAGTGGTTGTAATCCAAATGAGCATACTTTTCAGATGCTGATATCTGCTTTTTGCAAGAATGAGGACTTCGATGGGGCTGTGCAGGTTTTGAGGGACATGCTGGGTAGATTGATGAGGCCAGATTCCAGCACGTTATCTGAGCTGTATCATGGACTTCATAAGTGTGGGAAAAACCAGTTGGCATTGGCTCTGTATAGCGAGATGGAAGCGAGGCGACTCTTGCCGGATGGGTTagacaaagaaaaattattcatcGTCTATCCTGAAAATGAGACAAGTAGCTGA
- the LOC106772943 gene encoding GDSL esterase/lipase APG — MMNIALLVQLFAFSFLSCLYAQDTTTLVPAIFTFGDSAVDVGNNDYLPTIYKANYPPYGRDFVNHQPTGRFCNGKLATDITADTLGFKTYAPAYLSPQASGKNLLIGANFASAASGYDENAAILNHAIPLSQQLSYFKEYQGKLAKVAGSQKAASIIKDALYVLSAGSSDFVQNYYVNPWINKVYTPDQYGSFLVGSFSSFVKDLYRLGARRLGVTSLPPLGCLPAARTLFGFHENGCVSRINSDAQAFNKKINSAVANLQKQLPGLKIAVFDIYKPLYDLVQSPSKFGFVEANRGCCGTGTVETTSLLCNPKSPGTCSNATQYVFWDSVHPSQAANQVLADSLIIQGISLIT; from the exons ATGATGAACATTGCTCTTCTTGTTCAACTCTTTGCATTTTCCTTCCTTAGTTGTCTGTATGCACAAGACACCACCACCCTTGTGCCTGCCATCTTTACATTTGGTGATTCTGCTGTGGATGTAGGAAATAATGACTATCTTCCCACGATTTATAAGGCTAATTACCCTCCCTATGGGAGAGACTTTGTTAACCACCAACCAACTGGGAGGTTTTGCAATGGCAAATTAGCTACTGATATCACTG CTGATACGTTGGGTTTTAAGACCTATGCTCCTGCATATCTTAGCCCACAGGCGTCAGGGAAAAACCTCCTTATTGGAGCAAACTTTGCTTCTGCTGCATCTGGTTATGATGAAAATGCTGCTATTTTGAAT CATGCAATTCCATTGTCCCAACAGTTAAGTTATTTCAAGGAATACCAAGGCAAGCTGGCCAAGGTAGCTGGCAGTCAAAAGGCAGCCTCAATTATCAAAGATGCATTGTACGTGCTCAGTGCTGGCAGCAGCGACTTTGTGCAAAACTATTACGTCAATCCTTGGATCAACAAAGTATACACACCTGACCAGTATGGCTCCTTCTTAGTTGGTTCTTTCTCCAGTTTTGTTAAG GACTTGTATAGATTGGGAGCCAGGAGACTTGGAGTGACTTCACTCCCACCATTGGGTTGCCTACCTGCTGCAAGGACTTTATTTGGTTTCCATGAGAATGGTTGTGTCTCAAGAATCAACTCTGATGCCCAAGCGTTTAACAAGAAGATCAACTCAGCTGTAGCAAATCTTCAAAAGCAACTTCCGGGTCTCAAGATTGCTGTTTTTGACATTTACAAGCCTCTCTATGACCTTGTTCAATCCCCTTCAAAATTTG GTTTTGTGGAGGCGAATAGAGGTTGCTGTGGTACCGGGACTGTGGAGACAACATCCTTGTTGTGTAATCCAAAATCACCTGGAACTTGTTCTAATGCCACCCAATATGTGTTTTGGGATAGTGTCCATCCTTCACAAGCAGCTAACCAAGTTCTAGCTGATTCATTAATTATCCAAGGCATAAGTCTTATCACATAA
- the LOC106773599 gene encoding mediator of RNA polymerase II transcription subunit 6 isoform X1, with protein MATAPGNQMLEGGGAPPPPGTDMTGICFRDQLWLNSFPLDRNLVFDYFALSPFYDWTCNNEQLRMRSVHPLDLSQLSKMTGTEYMLSEVMEPHLFVIRKQKRDSPDKVTPMLAYYVLDGSIYQAPQLCNVFAARIGRALYYIQKAFTTAASKLEKIGYAGSVDSENETALVESKTAKETIDIKEVKRVDHILASLQRKLPPAPPPPPFPEGYVPPPTAEAEKGTETQEAAETQAATADPIIDQGPAKRMKF; from the exons ATGGCGACGGCGCCGGGAAACCAAATGCTGGAGGGAGGAGGAGCGCCGCCGCCTCCTGGGACTGATATGACCGGAATATGCTTCCGAGACCAGCTCTGGCTCAACAGCTTCCCTCTTGATCGCAACCTTGTCTTCGATTACTTCGCCCTTTCCCCTTTCTATGATTGGACTTGCAACAACGAGCAACTCCGTATGCGATCCGTTCACCCCCTCGACCTCTCTCAACTTTC GAAAATGACGGGGACGGAGTATATGCTCAGCGAAGTTATGGAGCCGCACCTGTTTGTTATTCGCAAGCAGAAGAGAGATAGCCCCGACAAAGTTACGCCTATGCTCGCCTACTACGTCCTCGATGGTTCCATATACCAGGCTCCGCAACTCTGCAATGTTTTTGCTGCCAGAATT GGAAGGGCCCTTTATTACATACAAAAGGCATTTACTACAGCTGCCTCCAAGTTGGAGAAGATTGGATATG CTGGGTCAGTGGATTCTGAAAATGAGACTGCATTGGTGGAGTCAAAGACTGCTAAGGAGACGATTGACATAAAGGAAGTTAAGCGTGTAGATCATATTCTTGCATCCTTGCAACGCAAG TTACCACCAGCTCCGCCTCCACCACCCTTTCCAGAAGGGTATGTACCACCTCCTACAGCTGAAGCTGAGAAAGGCACCGAAACTCAGGAAGCAGCAGAAACACAAGCTGCTACTGCTGATCCCATAATTGATCAAGGAccagcaaaaagaatgaaattttaa
- the LOC106773568 gene encoding inositol oxygenase 1 gives MTILIQQPDHLGVEVDAKTEPLNERELMLDGGFLIPQTNSFGQIFRTYNDVESARHEGVENFYRKNHTYQSLDFVKKMRQEYAKLNKVEMSIWECCELLNEVVDESDPDLDEPQIEHLLQTAEAIRKDYPDEDWLHLTGLIHDLGKVLNLPTFGGLPQWAVVGDTFPVGCRFDESIVHHKYFKENPDYNNPSYNTKHGIYSEKCGLDNVMMSWGHDDYMYLVAKENNTTLPSAALFIIRYHSFYALHREEAYMHLMNDEDVENLKWLHIFNKYDLYSKSKTRIDVEKVKPYYLSLIEKYFPAKLKW, from the exons ATGACCATCCTCATCCAACAACCTGACCACCTGG gagTTGAAGTTGATGCAAAGACTGAACCACTAAATGAGAGAGAACTGATGTTGGACGGTGGATTTCTGATACCACAGACCAATTCATTTGGGCAAATATTTAG GACCTATAATGATGTTGAAAGTGCTAGGCATGAAGGAGTGGAGAATTTCTACAGAAAAAACCACACCTACCAATCACTTGATTTT GTGAAGAAAATGAGACAGGAGTATGCAAAATTGAACAAGGTAGAGATGAGCATATGGGAATGTTGTGAACTTCTGAATGAAGTGGTGGATGAGAGTGACCCTGACTTGGATGAACCTCAGATTGAGCACTTGCTGCAGACAGCAGAAGCTATAAGAAAGGATTACCCAGATGAAGATTGGTTGCACTTAACAGGCCTTATCCATG ATCTTGGCAAGGTGCTGAATTTACCTACTTTTGGAGGTCTTCCTCAATGGGCTGTAGTAG GGGACACATTCCCAGTAGGTTGCAGATTTGATGAATCAATTGTCCACCACAAG TATTTTAAGGAAAATCCAGACTACAACAATCCATCATACAACACTAAACATGGGATTTACTCAGAAAAATGTGGACTTGACAATGTGATGATGTCATGGGGACATGATGATTACATGTATTTA GTGGCAAAGGAGAATAACACCACACTGCCCTCTGCTGCTTTGTTCATTATAAGATACCATTCATTCTATG CATTACACAGAGAAGAAGCCTATATGCATTTGATGAATGATGAGGATGTTGAGAATCTAAAATGGCTCCACATTTTCAA CAAATATGACCTTTACAGCAAGAGTAAAACTCGAATTGATGTTGAAAAGGTCAAACCATACTATCTTTCACTGATCGAAAAG TACTTCCCTGCAAAGCTGAAGTGGTGA
- the LOC106774184 gene encoding glucose-6-phosphate 1-dehydrogenase, chloroplastic, which translates to MASILGPSLSIVRAYALRNEPLVVSKITAVGENSHSPLWFSCTRARKSARNHFQLKSSNGLPLNAVSSNDGLAGTSLAKEDSQLQPLHGLFPLSDSECTGSNLSITVVGASGDLAKKKIFPALFALFYEDWLPENFIVFGFARTKMTNEELRNMISKTLTCRIDKRENCEDKMDQFLKRCFYHSGQYNSEEHFSELDIKLKEKEGGKLSNRLFYLSIPPNIFVDVVRCASQKASSRDGWTRVIVEKPFGRDSESSSELTKCLKQYLTEDQIFRIDHYLGKELVENLSVLRFSNLVFEPLWSRNYIRNVQIIFSEDFGTEGRGGYFDHYGIIRDIMQNHLLQILALFAMETPVSLAAEDIRNEKVKVLRSMRPLQLENVVVGQYKGHNKGGKSYPAYTDDATVPKGSLTPTFAAAALFIDNARWDGVPFLMKAGKALHTKRAEIRVQFRHVPGNLYKRNFGTDLDKATNELVLRVQPDEAIYLKINNKVPGLGMRLDRSDLNLLFRARYPSEIPDAYERLLLDAIEGERRLFIRSDELDAAWSLFTPLLKELENKKIAPELYPYGSRGPVGAHYLAARHNVRWGDLGNED; encoded by the exons ATGGCCAGTATTCTAGGTCCTTCTTTAAGCATAGTCAGGGCCTATGCATTAAGAAATGAGCCACTAGTTGTCTCTAAAATCACTGCAGTAGGAGAAAACTCTCATTCACCACTATGGTTTTCATGCACTCGCGCTAGAAAATCTGCTAGAAACCATTTTCAGCTCAAATCCTCAAATGGGCTTCCACTGAATGCTGTTTCTTCAAATGATG gTTTAGCTGGAACTTCGTTGGCTAAAGAAGATAGCCAGCTCCAACCACTTCATGGACTCTTTCCATTGTCAGACTCAGAATGTACAGGATCCAATCTTAGTATAACAGTTGTTGGAGCTTCTGGAGACCTTGCCAAAAAGAAGATTTTTCCAGCACTCTTTGCACTCTTTTATGAAGATTGGCTACCTGAG aattttattgtttttggatTTGCTCGGACTAAAATGACCAATGAAGAATTAAGGAACATGATTAGCAAAACCTTAACATGCAGAATTGACAAAAG AGAAAATTGCGAAGACAAAATGGATCAGTTCTTAAAAAGATGCTTTTACCATTCTGGTCAATATAATTCTGAGGAGCACTTTTCAGAATTGGATATCAagctgaaagagaaagag GGTGGAAAATTATCAAACAGATTGTTTTATTTGTCAATACCTCCAAACATATTTGTGGATGTGGTGAGATGTGCTAGCCAAAAGGCTTCTTCCAGAGATGGATGGACAAGGGTTATTGTTGAAAAGCCATTTGGTCGTGACTCGGAATCATCTAGTGAGCTAACAAAATGCTTGAAGCAGTACCTCACTGAAGACCAAATATTCAG GATTGACCATTACTTGGGTAAGGAGCTTGTGGAGAATCTATCAGTGCTTCGCTTTTCAAATCTTGTTTTTGAGCCTCTATGGTCCCGGAATTACATTCGCAATGTGCAGATCATATTTTCTGAAGATTTTGGAACTGAAGGAAGAGGAGG TTATTTTGATCACTACGGAATCATTCGGGATATAATGCAAAATCATCTTCTGCAAATACTAGCTTTGTTTGCAATGGAAACACCAGTCAGCTTAGCTGCTGAGGACATCAGAAATGAAAAG GTGAAGGTTCTGAGATCAATGAGACCACTGCAGcttgaaaatgttgttgttggtCAATACAAGGGCCACAACAAGGGTGGAAAATCATATCCTGCTTATACGGATGATGCAACTGTTCCAAAGGGTAGTCTTACTCCAACATTTGCAGCAGCAGCTCTTTTTATAGACAATGCCAGATGGGATGGAGTTCCTTTTCTCATGAAAGCTGGCAAGGCTCTCCATACTAAACG TGCAGAAATCAGAGTACAATTCAGACACGTCCCAGGTAACTTGTACAAGAGGAATTTTGGAACTGATCTAGACAAGGCTACGAATGAGCTTGTGCTTCGTGTACAACCTGATGAAGctatatatttgaaaatcaaCAATAAAGTGCCAGGTCTGGGAATGAGATTAGACAGAAGTGACTTGAATTTGCTTTTCCGAGCAAG ATATCCAAGTGAAATACCAGATGCATATGAGAGGTTACTCCTAGATGCCATTGAAGGAGAGCGAAGGCTGTTCATTAGAAGTGATGAGCTTGATGCAGCTTGGTCACTGTTCACTCCTTTGCTAAAAGAACTTGAAAACAAGAAGATTGCTCCAGAGCTCTACCCCTATGGTAGCAGAGGACCGGTTGGAGCACATTACCTTGCTGCAAGGCACAATGTTAGATGGGGAGATCTTGGTAATGAAGACTGA
- the LOC111242531 gene encoding probable inactive receptor kinase At5g67200, giving the protein MEEVVEDKEVKVRRMKEAHRSGKLVFCCGEVQQYTLEMLMRASAELLGRGSVGTAYKRVLDSRLILTVKRLDGGKSGESDGVVFQRHMEAVGRLRHPNLVPLRAYFQAKVERLVIYDYQPNDSIFNLVDGSHYPFVNINFNSNALFSWSLFVYIFLSSKKKV; this is encoded by the coding sequence ATGGAGGAGGTTGTGGAGGATAAGGAGGTGAAGGTGAGGAGGATGAAGGAGGCGCACAGGAGTGGGAAACTGGTGTTCTGTTGCGGGGAGGTGCAGCAATATACGCTGGAGATGTTGATGCGGGCTTCGGCAGAGTTGCTGGGGAGGGGGAGTGTGGGGACGGCGTACAAAAGGGTGCTGGATTCGCGGTTGATTCTGACGGTGAAGAGGTTGGATGGGGGGAAGAGTGGGGAGAGTGATGGAGTAGTGTTTCAGCGCCACATGGAGGCTGTAGGGAGGCTTCGCCATCCCAATTTGGTTCCTTTGAGGGCTTATTTTCAGGCCAAGGTAGAGAGGCTTGTCATATATGATTATCAGCCCAATGATAGCATCTTCAACCTCGTTGACGGTAGCCACTATCCATTTGTTAAcatcaattttaattcaaatgcaCTGTTTAGTTGGTCCCTGTTTgtatacatttttctttcaagtaaaaaaaaagtgtga